GGACCTGGGATCCGGACCCGGACGACGAGACGTTCGAGACCGCGTTCGCCTATCTGCTGCGCGAAGCGGACGGAACGGTGAGCATGTCGCAGGAGCGACACCGCTTCGGTCTGTTCCGGCGTGAAGACTGGCTCGAATGGATGCGAGAGGCCGGCTGTCCCGCGACGACACGCAGGGACCCCTGGCACCGGGAAGTCTTCATCGGGGTGCGGGAGCAGGACTGATGCGAGGGTGGGGGGCCTTGCTGGTGTTCATCCCGCTGTGGGGGATGGCTGCGCCCGCGCGAGTGGAGCTCGTCTTTGGTGGAGACGTGATTCCGCACGGCGAGGTGAAGTCGGTGGCGAAGGCCCACGCGCGCAGTGGAAACCACGAAGGCTGGGACCACGTCTTCGGCCCGCTGTCGGATGTGTTGCGAACGGCGGACGTGGGCGTGGTGAACCTGGAGACGCCGGTCACGGCCAACACCAAGGCCTTCACGAAGGAGCTGGTCTTCAACGCGCCCCCAGCCATGGTGCAGGCCCTGGTGAACGCCGGAGTGAAGGTGGTGTCCACGGGCAACAACCACGCAAGGGATCAGCACGTGGAAGGCCTGGTGGAGACGCTGGGACACCTGGACGCAGCGGGCCTGCGCCACACGGGAACGGGGACGACAAGAGACGCGGCCTGGGAGCCGGTGTTCATGGAGGTGCGAGGCCTCAAGCTGGGCTTCCTCTCCTTCACGAGGAGCCTGAACGGCTTCAGCAACCCGAAGGAAACGGACGCGCCGCACGTGGCGCTGTTGCCCTACCCGGAGCACGCCTCGAGAAGGGGGCTGAAACCGGAGGAGGCACTGGAGCGGGTGCGAGCAGCGGCAGCGAAGTGTGACGCGCTCTTCGTGATGGGACACTGGGGGCGCGAGTACACGGACACGCCGCACCCGTTGGACAGGGCCCTGGGGCAG
This DNA window, taken from Corallococcus exiguus, encodes the following:
- a CDS encoding CapA family protein, which codes for MRGWGALLVFIPLWGMAAPARVELVFGGDVIPHGEVKSVAKAHARSGNHEGWDHVFGPLSDVLRTADVGVVNLETPVTANTKAFTKELVFNAPPAMVQALVNAGVKVVSTGNNHARDQHVEGLVETLGHLDAAGLRHTGTGTTRDAAWEPVFMEVRGLKLGFLSFTRSLNGFSNPKETDAPHVALLPYPEHASRRGLKPEEALERVRAAAAKCDALFVMGHWGREYTDTPHPLDRALGQSFLEAGAFAVIGHHPHVLQPLEAYTTKSGRRGFIAYSLGNLVANQARFYRHVKGQLGKDGDKRDTLLLRVGVTRAEPGAPVSLADVSVLPVWIENNAQGRKAKAKRNIQPVLIDREIEEVSRRLAALTQRTATPDKTARAEKAALEQRLASARYRRERILRMLPTEFQVATPELRRRDDSAVGLTAQTVP